cttctcccaaccatccaggaacagtttggtgacgaacaatgcattttccagcaagatggagcaccttgccataaggcaaaagtgataactaagtggctacggggaaacaaaaacaaacaaaaacccacaaattctgacaaactccaagcattgattatgcaagaatgggctgccatcagtcaggatgtggcccagaagttaattgacagcattccagggcggattgcagaggtcttgaaaaagaagggtcaacactgcaaatattgactctttgcatcaacttcatgtaattgtcaataaaagcctttgatacTTATGAAATGCTTTTAATTATATTTCAGCATTccgtagtaacatctgacaaaaatatctaaagacactgaagcagcagactttgtggaaattaatatttgtgtcattctcaaaacttttggccacgactgtacatagtTAATATGGGATATAATTTATGGATAGTAAATATACATAGTTATTATAGGATAATAAGCCAAAGTACAGGATGTCAGCACACAGCTCTATTGCGGTCCTTTAGGCCAGCCCACACAGAGTTGTGTAATGTCCTCTGTAAATCGGCTAATAGGTTAATCATGCACCATGCGGAACTTATTGAATGTAATAAAACCTGGTTTGACCTTGTTTGTTTGTTAATGCTAAACTCTATCATcaatctccccctctcttcccttctctcttctccccctctctgccgctctattttctccctctattttctccctctctcttctccctctctcttcccccatccctcctccactGCCACAGATATGTCATTAAGATCCTGCTGAGCCATGCGTTCTTCCAGGAGGAGACTGGTGTGCGTGTGGAGCTGGCCGAGGAGGACGATGGGGAGATGATCGCGATCAAACTGTGGCTGAGGATAGAAGACGTCAAGAAGCTGAAGGGAAAGTACAAGGACAACGAAGCCATCGAGTTCTCCTTCGACCTCAACAAGGACGTCCCCGAAGATGTGGCACAGGAAATGGTACGGTTTATTGTTGGTTGGTTGATCGATTGATACCATGTATTTTTGTTATAAGTAATTGATCTGGTGATTTAAACAAAACCGCAACATCATTGAAAAAGGTTTTCTGGATAGAGTTGTAGAAGCTCATCACTGAGAGAGATCTTGTGGTGACTGTTAAAACAGATTGACTAGGTTGTTCCTTCTCTGGTCCCAACAGGTCGAGTCTGGCTATGTGTGCGAGGGAGACCACAAGACGATGGCCAAGGCCATCAAAGACCGAGTGTCTCTGATCCaaaagaagagagaacagaggcaGCTGGTCAGAGAGGAGTTGGAGAAGAGgaatcagcagcagcagcagcaggcagCAGAGGCCCTCAGATCCCCCCAGCAGAGTCAGTtacccccccagccccccatagCCCAGACTGAGAAGGAGGACCCAGAGATGGACCAGCAGCAGTACCAACAAGCCAACATCTCCATGACATGTATGTGGACTAGGCACAGCGTCTCACTCAGAGATGGGatttatttacagtgcatttggaaaagtattcagaccccttcacattttgttacgttacagccttattcaaaaatgtattaaataaataagaaatcgcatcaatctacccacaataccccataataacaaagtgatagaggattttatacatttttgctaatttattgaaacattttaaacaaaaccttctttacataagtattcagacccgttgttatgagactcgaaattgagctcaggtgcatcctgtttcaattgatcatccttgagatgtttctacaacttgattagagtccaccggtggtcaattcaattgattggacaggatttgaAAAGgtgcacacctgtctatgtaaggtcccacagttgacagtgcatgtcagagaaaaaaccataaggtcaaaggaattgtccgtacagctctgagacaggattgtgtcgaggcacagatctggggaagggtgccaaaaaatgtctgcagcattgaaggtccccaagaacacagtggcctccatcattcttaaatggaagaagtttggcacCACCgagactattcctagagctggccacccggccaaactgagcaatcggtggagaagggccttagtcagggaggtgaccaagaacccgatggtcactctgacagggctccagagttcctctgtagagatgggagaaccttccagaaggacaaccatctctgcagcactccaccaagcaggcctttatggtagagtggccagacggaaggaatccactcctcagcaaaaggcacttgacagcctgcttggagtttatcaaaagacacctaaaggacactaagaccatgagaaacaagatgctctggtctaatgaaaccaagatggaactctttggcctgaatgccaagcgtcaggtctggaagaaaccaggcactgctcatcacctggccataaccatccctgcggtgaagcattgtggtggcagcatcatgctgtgaggatgtttttcagcggcagggactgggagactagtctggatcaagggaaagatgaacggagcaaagtacagagagatccttgatgaaaatctgctccggAGCGCTcaagacttcagactggggcgaaggttcaccttccaacaggacaatgacccataagcacacagccaagacaatgcaggagtggcttcgggacaagtctcaatgtctttgagtggcccagcccgagcccagacttgaacccaatctaacttCTCTAACTTCTCTGaccctccaacctgacagagcttgagaggatctgcagagaagaatgggagaaactccccaaatacaggtgtgccaagcttgtagcgtcatacccaagaagacccgaggctgtaatcgctgccaaaggttctgaatacttatgtaaatgtgatatttgtcTTCTttattttaaaaacttttttgcaaatatttctaaaacctgtttttgctttgtcattatagggtattgtgtgtacattgaggGGGAACAAATTATTTACaaaattttaaaataaggcttttaTGTAAAAAGAAAAGTGGTAAAattcaaagggtctgaatccattttccgaatgcactgtattttctGTGATTATCGAGAATGCGCCAGGAAATCAGGAATGTAAGGTAGTTGATATTGTGTATCTCTCAATGGCTCTCTTGATCTggatttctctctcgctctctctcgctctcattcatATATataacggtagtgtgtgtgtgtttccacctccctctcccctcctttctcatCTGGTCACTGTCTGGGTTCTTGTCCCCTCCACCTACAGCTGACGGAGCGGTGGACAACGGCCAGGGTTCGTCCCTGTTCTCTGAGTCCCATCTGGGCCAGCTGACCATGTCCTATAGCAACATCCCTGCCACCCAGCAGCAGGGCCAAACCCAGGCCCCCTACCCCTCCCCTTCCCcccagcagcaacaacagcagcagcagctcaaTGCCTACCAACAGCAGAACATGGTAAGTGACGAGTCGGAgggattattatatattttttgtagttCTTAGGAAGGTAGAAGTGAATTGCAGTGGAGTTTGTAGTTGTAATATGCATGGAGGTGATGTCTGAAGAGTGGATTTGGAGCCAGTTCCCTTTGAGATGAAGAGGTTCCAAATCTTTGAAATGGAGCAACCTTTTTCCTTCCCGGCTGCCCCTCTCTCAGGTTTGTCCTGTAGTCCTTTATAATcacctgtttgtgctgtcttgccaactcctatggtcattgttacACTAATCATGACAATTATAAGAGGAGCAGAGACATGTCCGCACCAGGCTACTGTAGTCCCACGAGTTCTTCAATTTCACATGTTGGTCTTCCTGGTACCACAGTGGTGGACCAGCAGCTGCGTTCTAACCCACTTATTCAGTAATGAATAACTTGACAAGTTCAGTGGCCATTTTCAGAGAGAACCAGGGGTCAGGTTTTACAGTTCTTCTTTTAACAGTAACGCTGATGGTCTGGCTGTTTGCCAAGAGACTCTAAAACCAATGTCTGGAACAGTGTTCTTCAGTGTATTGGGAGGGATAGGGCCTTTATAGAATATTAAACTGGCTGTTAATTCAGTGTTTTAATATGCTCTCGT
This genomic window from Salvelinus fontinalis isolate EN_2023a unplaced genomic scaffold, ASM2944872v1 scaffold_2025, whole genome shotgun sequence contains:
- the LOC129850439 gene encoding serine/threonine-protein kinase WNK1-like; translated protein: MIAIKLWLRIEDVKKLKGKYKDNEAIEFSFDLNKDVPEDVAQEMVESGYVCEGDHKTMAKAIKDRVSLIQKKREQRQLVREELEKRNQQQQQQAAEALRSPQQSQLPPQPPIAQTEKEDPEMDQQQYQQANISMTSDGAVDNGQGSSLFSESHLGQLTMSYSNIPATQQQGQTQAPYPSPSPQQQQQQQQLNAYQQQNMVSDESEGLLYIFCSS